One window of Camelina sativa cultivar DH55 chromosome 4, Cs, whole genome shotgun sequence genomic DNA carries:
- the LOC104782569 gene encoding stomatal closure-related actin-binding protein 2 isoform X3: MLKKLRDALETVRGRMDGRNREEVEKAISMVEALAVKLTQNEGELIQDKFEVKKLASFLKKASEDAKKLVNQEKSFACAEIDSARALVMRLGGTFEEQELCSKASREQGPNVEKLVEEVQEARRIKRMHKPTKVIGMQHELYDLKSQIREKSAYSVKLQREIAIIKRAEGSKSCPYVLDGAQSLGSCLRIRASDSGVDISKCSIQWYRAASESSRREAISGANWSVYAPEPFDVGRVIQADIISNGQKFTVTTDGPINTAAGLQSRVESLLRKSNSEFTVVISQMNGQDHTSRSHIFTIGKARIKLSRGWITKAREIYSTSMQLCGVRGNANLPAKALFWQLRKGLTFLLTFESEQERNAAIVLARKYADECNVTLVGPDD, translated from the exons ATGCTAAAGAAACTTAGGGATGCTTTAGAAACCGTGAGAGGTCGAATGGATGGGCGTAACAGGGAAGAAGTGGAAAAAGCTATCTCCATG GTTGAGGCTCTAGCCGTTAAGTTAACTCAGAATGAAGGTGAACTAATTCAAGATAAGTTTGAAGTGAAGAAACTGGCAAGCTTCCTCAAGAAG GCTTCAGAGGATGCAAAAAAGTTAGTAAACCAAGAAAAGTCATTTGCTTGTGCGGAAATAGATAGTGCACGGGCTCTTGTGATGAGACTTGGAGGTACATTTGAAGAACAAGAGCTTTGTTCTAAAGCTTCTCGAGAGCAGGGACCA AATGTGGAGAAATTGGTTGAGGAGGTTCAGGAGGCTAGACGAATCAAACGGATGCATAAACCAACCAAG GTGATTGGTATGCAACACGAACTATATGATTTAAAGAGTCAAATCCGAGAGAAGTCTGCATATTCTGTGAAGCTTCAAAGAGag ATAGCAATAATAAAGAGAGCCGAGGGGTCCAAGTCTTGTCCATATGTTTTGGATGGTGCACAAAGCCTTGGCTCATGCCTAAGAATCCGTGCCTCAGACAGTGGTGTAGATATTTCCAAATGTTCAATCCAGTGGTACCGTGCAGCATCTGAGTCTAGTCGAAGAGAAGCTATATCTG GTGCCAACTGGTCGGTATATGCTCCAGAACCATTTGATGTCGGGCGAGTAATACAAGCAGATATTATTTCAAACGGCCAGAAATTCACAGTCACAACCGACGGTCCAATTAATACTG CTGCTGGCTTGCAGTCACGCGTTGAATCACTCCTGCGCAAGTCTAACAGTGAATTCACT GTGGTTATATCACAGATGAATGGACAAGACCATACGTCAAGATCCCATATATTTACTATTGGAAAGGCGAGGATAAAGCTGTCCAGAGGATGGATCACAAAGGCCAGAGAAATATATTCAACATCCATGCAG CTCTGTGGAGTGAGAGGCAATGCTAATCTTCCTGCAAAGGCATTGTTCTGGCAACTAAGAAAGGGTCTAACGTTCTTACTAACTTTCGAGTCAGAGCAAGAACGTAATGCAGCCATTGTTCTTGCCCGGAAATACGCAGATGAATGCAAT GTTACTCTGGTTGGACCAGATGATTGA
- the LOC104782569 gene encoding stomatal closure-related actin-binding protein 2 isoform X2, with protein sequence MTKTVCPKKTEEKKVVCEEALVEPISADVSFAFNHFPSYKLGPDDQIVDEPEDDSKGLSVKDVVDKEISDLSDQHKQLSVRDLACKFDKNLAAASKLVDEAKLNEVTSLEGHVMLKKLRDALETVRGRMDGRNREEVEKAISMVEALAVKLTQNEGELIQDKFEVKKLASFLKKASEDAKKLVNQEKSFACAEIDSARALVMRLGGTFEEQELCSKASREQGPNVEKLVEEVQEARRIKRMHKPTKVIGMQHELYDLKSQIREKSAYSVKLQREIAIIKRAEGSKSCPYVLDGAQSLGSCLRIRASDSGVDISKCSIQWYRAASESSRREAISGANWSVYAPEPFDVGRVIQADIISNGQKFTVTTDGPINTAAGLQSRVESLLRKSNSEFTVVISQMNGQDHTSRSHIFTIGKARIKLSRGWITKAREIYSTSMQLCGVRGNANLPAKALFWQLRKGLTFLLTFESEQERNAAIVLARKYADECNVTLVGPDD encoded by the exons ATGACTAAAACAGTATGTCCAAAAAAgacagaagagaagaaagtggtGTGTGAAGAAGCATTGGTTGAACCGATTTCAGCAGATGTGAGCTTTGCTTTTAATCATTTTCCATCATACAAGTTAGGACCTGATGATCAGATTGTTGATGAACCCGAGGATGATTCAAAAGGTCTGTCTGTGAAAGATGTCGTCGATAAGGAGATCAGTGATTTGTCAGATCAGCACAAGCAGCTTTCTGTTCGTGACCTCGCTTGCAAATTCGACAAGAATTTAGCTGCAGCTTCTAAATTAGTTGACGAG GCAAAGTTAAATGAGGTGACTTCTTTGGAAGGACATGTTATGCTAAAGAAACTTAGGGATGCTTTAGAAACCGTGAGAGGTCGAATGGATGGGCGTAACAGGGAAGAAGTGGAAAAAGCTATCTCCATG GTTGAGGCTCTAGCCGTTAAGTTAACTCAGAATGAAGGTGAACTAATTCAAGATAAGTTTGAAGTGAAGAAACTGGCAAGCTTCCTCAAGAAG GCTTCAGAGGATGCAAAAAAGTTAGTAAACCAAGAAAAGTCATTTGCTTGTGCGGAAATAGATAGTGCACGGGCTCTTGTGATGAGACTTGGAGGTACATTTGAAGAACAAGAGCTTTGTTCTAAAGCTTCTCGAGAGCAGGGACCA AATGTGGAGAAATTGGTTGAGGAGGTTCAGGAGGCTAGACGAATCAAACGGATGCATAAACCAACCAAG GTGATTGGTATGCAACACGAACTATATGATTTAAAGAGTCAAATCCGAGAGAAGTCTGCATATTCTGTGAAGCTTCAAAGAGag ATAGCAATAATAAAGAGAGCCGAGGGGTCCAAGTCTTGTCCATATGTTTTGGATGGTGCACAAAGCCTTGGCTCATGCCTAAGAATCCGTGCCTCAGACAGTGGTGTAGATATTTCCAAATGTTCAATCCAGTGGTACCGTGCAGCATCTGAGTCTAGTCGAAGAGAAGCTATATCTG GTGCCAACTGGTCGGTATATGCTCCAGAACCATTTGATGTCGGGCGAGTAATACAAGCAGATATTATTTCAAACGGCCAGAAATTCACAGTCACAACCGACGGTCCAATTAATACTG CTGCTGGCTTGCAGTCACGCGTTGAATCACTCCTGCGCAAGTCTAACAGTGAATTCACT GTGGTTATATCACAGATGAATGGACAAGACCATACGTCAAGATCCCATATATTTACTATTGGAAAGGCGAGGATAAAGCTGTCCAGAGGATGGATCACAAAGGCCAGAGAAATATATTCAACATCCATGCAG CTCTGTGGAGTGAGAGGCAATGCTAATCTTCCTGCAAAGGCATTGTTCTGGCAACTAAGAAAGGGTCTAACGTTCTTACTAACTTTCGAGTCAGAGCAAGAACGTAATGCAGCCATTGTTCTTGCCCGGAAATACGCAGATGAATGCAAT GTTACTCTGGTTGGACCAGATGATTGA
- the LOC104782569 gene encoding stomatal closure-related actin-binding protein 2 isoform X1 gives MMMAWKKEREKREERRREMMISQASCFWEERLKNQKTNNNNKDKIVTMTKTVCPKKTEEKKVVCEEALVEPISADVSFAFNHFPSYKLGPDDQIVDEPEDDSKGLSVKDVVDKEISDLSDQHKQLSVRDLACKFDKNLAAASKLVDEAKLNEVTSLEGHVMLKKLRDALETVRGRMDGRNREEVEKAISMVEALAVKLTQNEGELIQDKFEVKKLASFLKKASEDAKKLVNQEKSFACAEIDSARALVMRLGGTFEEQELCSKASREQGPNVEKLVEEVQEARRIKRMHKPTKVIGMQHELYDLKSQIREKSAYSVKLQREIAIIKRAEGSKSCPYVLDGAQSLGSCLRIRASDSGVDISKCSIQWYRAASESSRREAISGANWSVYAPEPFDVGRVIQADIISNGQKFTVTTDGPINTAAGLQSRVESLLRKSNSEFTVVISQMNGQDHTSRSHIFTIGKARIKLSRGWITKAREIYSTSMQLCGVRGNANLPAKALFWQLRKGLTFLLTFESEQERNAAIVLARKYADECNVTLVGPDD, from the exons ATGATGATGGcgtggaagaaagaaagagaaaaaagagaagagagaagaagagaaatgatgatcAGTCAAGCGAGCTGTTTTTGGGAAGAGAGACTAAAGAATCAGaagactaataataataataaag ACAAGATCGTGACAATGACTAAAACAGTATGTCCAAAAAAgacagaagagaagaaagtggtGTGTGAAGAAGCATTGGTTGAACCGATTTCAGCAGATGTGAGCTTTGCTTTTAATCATTTTCCATCATACAAGTTAGGACCTGATGATCAGATTGTTGATGAACCCGAGGATGATTCAAAAGGTCTGTCTGTGAAAGATGTCGTCGATAAGGAGATCAGTGATTTGTCAGATCAGCACAAGCAGCTTTCTGTTCGTGACCTCGCTTGCAAATTCGACAAGAATTTAGCTGCAGCTTCTAAATTAGTTGACGAG GCAAAGTTAAATGAGGTGACTTCTTTGGAAGGACATGTTATGCTAAAGAAACTTAGGGATGCTTTAGAAACCGTGAGAGGTCGAATGGATGGGCGTAACAGGGAAGAAGTGGAAAAAGCTATCTCCATG GTTGAGGCTCTAGCCGTTAAGTTAACTCAGAATGAAGGTGAACTAATTCAAGATAAGTTTGAAGTGAAGAAACTGGCAAGCTTCCTCAAGAAG GCTTCAGAGGATGCAAAAAAGTTAGTAAACCAAGAAAAGTCATTTGCTTGTGCGGAAATAGATAGTGCACGGGCTCTTGTGATGAGACTTGGAGGTACATTTGAAGAACAAGAGCTTTGTTCTAAAGCTTCTCGAGAGCAGGGACCA AATGTGGAGAAATTGGTTGAGGAGGTTCAGGAGGCTAGACGAATCAAACGGATGCATAAACCAACCAAG GTGATTGGTATGCAACACGAACTATATGATTTAAAGAGTCAAATCCGAGAGAAGTCTGCATATTCTGTGAAGCTTCAAAGAGag ATAGCAATAATAAAGAGAGCCGAGGGGTCCAAGTCTTGTCCATATGTTTTGGATGGTGCACAAAGCCTTGGCTCATGCCTAAGAATCCGTGCCTCAGACAGTGGTGTAGATATTTCCAAATGTTCAATCCAGTGGTACCGTGCAGCATCTGAGTCTAGTCGAAGAGAAGCTATATCTG GTGCCAACTGGTCGGTATATGCTCCAGAACCATTTGATGTCGGGCGAGTAATACAAGCAGATATTATTTCAAACGGCCAGAAATTCACAGTCACAACCGACGGTCCAATTAATACTG CTGCTGGCTTGCAGTCACGCGTTGAATCACTCCTGCGCAAGTCTAACAGTGAATTCACT GTGGTTATATCACAGATGAATGGACAAGACCATACGTCAAGATCCCATATATTTACTATTGGAAAGGCGAGGATAAAGCTGTCCAGAGGATGGATCACAAAGGCCAGAGAAATATATTCAACATCCATGCAG CTCTGTGGAGTGAGAGGCAATGCTAATCTTCCTGCAAAGGCATTGTTCTGGCAACTAAGAAAGGGTCTAACGTTCTTACTAACTTTCGAGTCAGAGCAAGAACGTAATGCAGCCATTGTTCTTGCCCGGAAATACGCAGATGAATGCAAT GTTACTCTGGTTGGACCAGATGATTGA
- the LOC104782568 gene encoding U1 small nuclear ribonucleoprotein C-like: protein MGKMLVEICLISARGLRVGIGIGSSLLKHQWYAVGWLDPEDKYCTTIDASRSDNPVWRTKFATLLDDSAVQDSKSVLRVEVYSREPLFLRKRLHGSATVSLKEFLTKYKQQPSSSSKAVVEETGSYQLRKQNSSKPQGFVDVSIRISAEQADFGVFTGDFGGVMLSNNTSGQDYMAGPSQHPFAPMNQSNNSNPFSVPPYNHNSSVPYPPMNHTNPQMQQPYYPPPMQPPPPMNSGYMPAAYISKSENVTNIPSSSSSSGGAPGGAGRGYARPGPGFAAGLGAGAVVGAAAGLYGGEFMSGFDLPSTLPHPSVSISIDPPF, encoded by the exons ATGGGGAAAATGCTGGTTGAAATCTGTTTGATATCAGCTCGAGGGCTCCGTGTTGGAATCGGAATCGGATCCTCTCTACTGAAACACCAATGGTACGCCGTCGGGTGGCTTGATCCAGAAGACAAGTACTGCACCACAATCGATGCTTCAAGATCAGACAATCCTGTTTGGAGAACAAAGTTTGCTACTTTGCTCGATGATTCCGCGGTTCAGGATTCGAAATCGGTTTTGCGCGTCGAGGTTTATAGCAGAGAACCCTTGTTCTTGAGGAAGAGGCTTCATGGCTCTGCTACTGTTTCCTTGAAGGAGTTTCTGACCAAGTATAAGCAACAACCGAGTTCTTCTTCGAAAGCTGTAGTTGAAGAAACTGGAAGCTATCAGCTTAGGAAGCAGAACTCGAGCAAGCCTCAAGGTTTTGTTGATGTTTCCATCCGTATCTCTGCAGAACAAGCGGACTTTGGGGTTTTTACTG GGGATTTTGGAGGAGTTATGCTCTCGAACAATACTTCAGGACAAGATTACATGGCTGGTCCATCGCAGCATCCATTTGCTCCAATGAACCAGTCAAACAATTCGAACCCATTCTCAGTTCCGCCATATAACCACAACTCATCAGTGCCTTACCCTCCTATGAACCACACCAACCCACAAATGCAACAACCTTACTATCCTCCACCAATGCAGCCACCACCACCTATGAACTCAGGGTACATGCCAGCAGCATACATCTCGAAATCAGAGAATGTTACAAAtataccatcatcatcatcatcatctggaGGAGCACCAGGAGGAGCGGGAAGAGGATATGCAAGGCCTGGACCAGGGTTTGCTGCTGGATTGGGAGCTGGTGCAGTAGTTGGAGCTGCTGCAGGTTTATATGGAGGTGAGTTTATGTCAGGATTCGACTTACCTTCAACCTTACCTCACCCAAGTGTCTCCATTTCCATCGATCCTCCATTCTGA
- the LOC104782570 gene encoding probable E3 ubiquitin-protein ligase RHC1A, whose amino-acid sequence MSSSRNTHWCHRCQRAVRLHGQEPVCSYCGGGFVEELDMPQTSPFDMFRAHSHRDVAQRDPTFDLMDAFSAFMGNRLAERNHDREIRGRTITSGPENFPGLAPLLIFGGQVPYRLSGDNAVEALFNGGSPGIGITRGNTGDYFFGPGLEELFEQLSAGTTRRGPPPAPRSSIDALPTIKIAQRHLRSSDSNCPVCKDEFELGSEAKQMPCNHIYHSDCIVPWLVQHNSCPVCRQELPSAGGSSSSQNRTTTRNYRSSSSSSNSTSNSRENGNERRNPFSSLWPFRSSGSSSSSSTQNRGGPRNSETADENHNYHQEQQQQSYMGYSGWPFDY is encoded by the coding sequence ATGTCAAGCAGTCGAAATACCCACTGGTGTCACAGATGCCAGCGTGCTGTTCGGCTTCACGGCCAAGAGCCTGTATGTTCTTATTGTGGAGGTGGATTCGTTGAAGAACTTGATATGCCTCAAACCAGCCCATTTGATATGTTTAGAGCTCACAGTCACAGGGATGTTGCACAACGTGATCCAACTTTTGATCTCATGGATGCCTTCTCTGCCTTTATGGGGAACCGCTTAGCCGAAAGGAACCACGACAGAGAAATCAGAGGAAGAACCATCACTTCAGGTCCTGAGAACTTTCCTGGTCTGGCTCCTTTATTGATCTTTGGTGGTCAGGTCCCTTATAGACTATCTGGAGACAATGCAGTCGAAGCCCTCTTCAATGGCGGCTCACCTGGCATTGGCATCACACGTGGTAACACCGGCGACTACTTCTTTGGTCCCGGTCTTGAAGAACTGTTCGAGCAGCTATCAGCTGGCACTACTCGCCGAGGCCCACCTCCCGCACCTAGATCATCAATAGACGCATTGCCAACCATCAAGATCGCGCAGAGGCATCTTAGGTCATCGGATTCGAACTGTCCTGTTTGCAAAGACGAATTCGAGTTAGGATCAGAAGCAAAACAGATGCCGTGTAACCACATCTATCATTCTGACTGCATCGTCCCGTGGCTGGTTCAGCACAACTCATGCCCAGTCTGTCGCCAAGAGCTACCATCAGCTGGAGGATCTTCAAGCAGTCAAAACAGAACCACCACCAGAAACTAcagaagtagtagtagtagtagtaatagcACTAGTAACAGTCGTGAGAACGGCAACGAAAGAAGGAATCCGTTCTCTTCCTTGTGGCCATTTCGTTCATCAGGATCAAGCTCAAGCTCATCCACTCAAAACCGTGGAGGGCCAAGAAACTCGGAGACAGCCGATGAGAACCATAACTACCATCAAGAGCAACAGCAACAATCATATATGGGTTACAGTGGCTGGCCTTTTGATTACTAA
- the LOC104782567 gene encoding autophagy-related protein 18c-like isoform X2 has translation MSSTVSNPQGVLQPGGYGGHDSRSNSTSGSFVGPESESNENEEAELVSVSWNQDSSCFAAGTSHGFRIYNCEPFKETFRRELKNGGFKIVEMLFRSNILALVGGGPNSQYPSNKVLIWDDHQSRCISEFAFRSEIRSVKLRRDRIVVVLEHKIYVYNFMDLRLLHQIETQANPRGLCCLSHHSNTSVLACPGLHRGEIRVEHFGLNMVQIINAHDSSIACMTLTLDGLLLATASTKGTLIRIFNTMDGTRLQEVRRGVDRADIYSIALSPNVQWLAVSSVKGTVHIFSLRVRVVGEDSHSTENAALLTQHTYSNSLQGLVSPTTGTNPGSSLSFMRGVLPKYFSSEWSYAQFHVSEVTQFFAAFGSHNTVAIIGMDGSFYRCSFDPVNGGEMGQLEYFHFLKTDNRTQ, from the exons ATCTAATGAAAACGAAGAAGCGGAGTTGGTTTCTGTGTCTTGGAACCAGGATTCAAGTTGTTTTGCTGCTGGAACAAGTCATGGTTTTCGTATTTATAACTGTGAGCCTTTCAAGGAAACTTTCAGGCGTGAGCTGAAGAATGGCGGGTTTAAAATTGTGGAGATGCTTTTCCGAAGCAATATATTGGCGCTTGTTGGTGGTGGACCTAACTCTCAGTACCCTTCAAACAAAGTACTGATTTGGGATGATCATCAGAGCCGCTGCATCAGTGAATTTGCTTTTCGGTCTGAGATTCGTTCGGTGAAACTTAGAAGGGATCGGAtcgttgttgttcttgaacatAAGATATATGTTTACAATTTTATGGACCTAAGACTTCTTCATCAGATTGAAACTCAAGCAAATCCAAGAGGTTTATGTTGCCTTTCTCATCATTCAAATACATCTGTGCTGGCTTGCCCTGGTCTTCATCGAGGAGAGATTCGAGTTGAACATTTTGGGCTTAACATGGTACAAATCATAAATGCTCATGATTCCAGTATTGCGTGCATGACCTTGACATTGGATGGTTTGTTGCTCGCTACTGCCAGTACAAAGGGCACGCTGATTAGAATCTTCAATACCATGGACGGAACTCGTTTGCAAGAG GTAAGAAGAGGAGTGGACAGGGCAGATATCTATAGCATTGCACTTTCACCAAACGTGCAGTGGCTGGCAGTATCAAGCGTCAAGGGGACTGTTCACATTTTCTCTCTTAGAGTTAGGGTAGTTGGGGAGGATTCTCATTCCACTGAAAATGCTGCTCTCCTGACACAACATACGTATTCTAATTCTCTGCAAGGCCTTGTTTCTCCAACCACTGGTACCAATCCTGGTTCGTCATTATCTTTTATGAGAG GTGTTCTGCCAAAGTATTTCAGCTCGGAATGGTCATATGCACAGTTCCATGTATCAGAAGTCACACAGTTCTTTGCAGCGTTTGGCAGTCACAACACGGTTGCTATTATCGGGATGGATGGAAG TTTCTACAGATGCAGCTTTGATCCGGTGAACGGGGGAGAGATGGGACAGCTAGAGTATTTCCACTTTCTAAAGACGGATAACCGCACCCAATAA